One genomic window of Borreliella burgdorferi B31 includes the following:
- the uvrB gene encoding excinuclease ABC subunit UvrB yields MIDFFLKSEYLPAGDQPKAIKEIENSILLGNKYQTLKGVTGSGKTFTIANIIKDLNRPALVVSHNKTLAAQLYREFKDFFPNNAVEYFVSYYDYYQPESYVPSKDLFIEKEATINTEIEIKRIRTVTSLAKRRDVIVVATVSSIYALGSPDFFKKSAREFFVGQKISIKEISDIFVELYYERTLMNLERDKFSIKGDIVEIWPSSEHGEFAYRICLDFDEIVEIYRVSSFSKKNLGATNSFTLFAKSYFVIPYENVLEAIPKISHDLSLQCQYFKDNGKLVEAERLKQRVEYDLEMLRETGFCSGIENYSKYLSGSTMERPYCLFDFFPKDXLLFVDESHVTLPQFRGMYNGDHSRKLNLVNFGFRLPAALENRPLKYDEFEALINQVVFVSATPGVEENEKSSVVVDQIIRPTGLVDPEIITRHSDGQMEDLYSEIQKRVALKERVLITTLTKKMSEDLTEYLVNLGVRAKYLHSELDTLERVEVISLLRKSEIDVIVGINLLREGLDIPEVSLVAILDADKVGFLRSTTSLIQTIGRAARNSNGLVIMYYDKISLAMREAIEETNRRRQIQIDYNKKNNITPKTIVKKIQNILEKELNNKNKNVGYDFEKIISGERLSKKKLIDKLKFDLEEAVNDERFEDAIVLRDKIKELSSKISIARNKKREV; encoded by the coding sequence ATGATAGATTTTTTTTTGAAGTCAGAATATCTTCCTGCTGGGGATCAGCCTAAGGCAATAAAAGAGATTGAAAATTCTATTTTGCTTGGAAATAAATATCAAACTTTAAAAGGTGTTACAGGCAGTGGAAAGACTTTTACAATTGCAAATATAATAAAAGATCTAAACAGGCCTGCCTTAGTTGTCAGTCACAACAAAACATTAGCAGCACAGCTTTATAGAGAGTTTAAAGATTTTTTTCCAAATAATGCTGTTGAGTATTTTGTTTCTTATTATGATTATTATCAGCCAGAATCTTATGTTCCTTCAAAAGATTTATTTATTGAAAAAGAAGCCACTATTAATACTGAGATAGAAATTAAGCGAATAAGAACGGTAACGTCTCTTGCTAAAAGACGAGATGTAATTGTTGTTGCAACCGTATCTTCAATTTATGCTCTTGGATCTCCAGATTTTTTCAAAAAATCAGCACGAGAATTTTTTGTAGGTCAAAAGATTTCTATTAAAGAAATATCAGATATTTTTGTAGAGCTTTATTATGAGAGAACTTTAATGAATCTAGAAAGAGATAAATTTTCGATTAAGGGAGATATTGTTGAAATTTGGCCTAGCAGTGAACATGGAGAGTTTGCTTATCGAATTTGTTTAGATTTTGATGAAATTGTTGAAATATATAGAGTTAGTTCATTTTCTAAAAAAAATTTAGGAGCTACAAATAGTTTTACTCTTTTTGCTAAATCTTATTTTGTAATTCCTTATGAAAATGTATTAGAAGCGATACCCAAAATATCTCATGATTTAAGTCTTCAATGTCAATATTTTAAAGACAATGGCAAACTTGTAGAAGCCGAGAGACTCAAACAGAGGGTAGAGTATGATTTGGAAATGCTTAGAGAAACAGGGTTTTGTTCGGGCATTGAAAATTATTCTAAATATTTGAGTGGAAGTACAATGGAAAGACCTTATTGTCTTTTTGATTTTTTTCCGAAAGATWACTTATTATTTGTAGATGAATCTCATGTTACATTGCCTCAATTTAGGGGAATGTATAATGGAGATCATTCTAGAAAATTAAATCTTGTTAACTTTGGGTTTAGACTTCCTGCAGCGCTTGAAAACAGACCTCTTAAATATGATGAATTTGAAGCATTAATTAATCAGGTTGTGTTTGTATCTGCAACCCCGGGTGTTGAAGAGAATGAGAAAAGTAGTGTGGTTGTTGACCAAATAATTCGTCCAACAGGTCTTGTTGATCCTGAAATTATTACTAGGCACTCTGATGGGCAAATGGAAGATCTTTACAGCGAAATTCAAAAAAGAGTGGCTCTTAAAGAGCGGGTTTTAATTACTACTTTGACAAAAAAAATGTCTGAGGATTTGACTGAATATTTGGTAAATCTTGGCGTAAGGGCAAAATATTTACATTCAGAGCTTGATACCCTTGAGAGAGTGGAAGTTATTTCGTTGCTTAGAAAATCTGAAATCGATGTTATTGTTGGGATTAACCTGCTTAGAGAGGGCTTAGATATTCCAGAAGTATCTCTTGTTGCAATATTAGATGCTGATAAGGTGGGATTTTTAAGATCTACTACTTCATTAATACAAACAATTGGTAGGGCTGCTAGAAATTCTAATGGACTTGTAATAATGTATTACGACAAAATTAGTTTAGCTATGCGGGAGGCAATTGAGGAGACTAATAGAAGACGTCAAATTCAGATTGATTATAATAAAAAAAATAATATTACTCCTAAGACAATTGTTAAAAAGATTCAAAATATTTTAGAAAAGGAACTTAATAATAAAAATAAAAATGTTGGCTATGATTTTGAAAAAATTATTTCGGGTGAGAGATTGTCTAAAAAAAAGCTTATTGATAAGCTTAAATTTGACTTAGAAGAAGCTGTTAATGATGAAAGATTTGAAGACGCAATTGTTTTAAGAGATAAAATAAAAGAGCTTAGTAGCAAAATTAGTATAGCTCGTAATAAAAAAAGAGAGGTGTAA
- a CDS encoding phospho-sugar mutase, whose product MLKIEAKRKLKNYILLEEDMHFKEEAIKIQKTNNSTEILNRFYKDLEFGTAGIRGIIGAGTCYMNTYNIKKISQGICNYILKINKNPKVAISYDSRYFSKEFAYNAAQIFASNNFETYIYKSLRPSPQLSYTIRKFDCDAGVMITASHNSKEYNGYKAYWKGGIQIIPPHDTLITNEIKNTKNIINTITIKEGIEKGIIKELGNEIDEEYVKAINKELPDFEKNSKETNLKIAYTALHGTGGTIIKKLFANSKIRLFLEKNQILPNPEFPTINYPNPEKQTSMLKVIELAKKKDCDIALATDPDADRIGIAFKDQNEWIFLNGNQISCILMNYILSKEKNPKNTFVISSFVTTPMLEKIAKKYGSQIFRTYTGFKWIGSLINEMEKNEPNKKFAFACEESHGYLIGRKVRDKDAFSAIKGICSLALDLKAKQQTIKDYLEKIYKEFGYYEEFNIEKNFEGANGEIQREKLMLKLRKEQKVQFAGIKIIEKLDYKTLKKINFKNEISEIKEYKYPINAIKFILENEIAIIVRPSGTEPKIKFYISVKLEYKEKHKIFDIINAIKMEIKKY is encoded by the coding sequence ATGCTAAAAATCGAAGCTAAAAGAAAATTGAAAAATTATATTCTTCTTGAAGAAGATATGCATTTTAAAGAAGAAGCAATAAAAATTCAAAAAACAAATAATTCAACAGAAATTTTAAATAGATTTTACAAAGATCTAGAATTTGGCACTGCTGGAATAAGGGGAATCATTGGAGCTGGAACATGTTACATGAACACATATAATATAAAAAAAATAAGCCAAGGAATATGCAATTACATACTTAAAATAAACAAAAACCCTAAAGTTGCAATAAGCTATGATTCAAGATATTTTTCAAAAGAATTTGCTTACAATGCTGCTCAAATTTTTGCCTCAAATAATTTTGAAACATATATATATAAAAGTTTAAGACCTTCCCCACAACTATCTTATACAATAAGAAAATTTGACTGTGATGCTGGCGTTATGATAACAGCAAGTCATAATTCAAAAGAATATAATGGATATAAAGCATATTGGAAAGGTGGAATCCAAATAATACCACCTCATGACACACTAATAACTAATGAAATTAAAAATACAAAAAACATAATAAATACAATTACCATAAAAGAAGGCATTGAAAAAGGGATCATCAAAGAACTTGGCAATGAAATAGACGAAGAGTATGTGAAAGCAATAAACAAAGAATTGCCTGATTTTGAAAAGAATAGCAAAGAAACAAACTTAAAAATAGCCTACACAGCATTACATGGCACCGGTGGGACCATAATAAAAAAACTCTTTGCAAATAGCAAAATACGGCTTTTTTTAGAAAAAAATCAAATACTACCAAACCCTGAATTTCCAACAATAAATTATCCTAATCCAGAAAAACAAACATCAATGCTTAAAGTAATAGAGCTTGCAAAAAAAAAAGATTGTGACATTGCCCTTGCAACAGATCCAGATGCCGACAGAATAGGGATTGCATTTAAAGATCAAAACGAATGGATATTCTTAAACGGAAATCAAATATCATGCATTTTAATGAACTATATACTCTCAAAAGAAAAAAATCCTAAAAATACATTTGTAATATCATCGTTTGTAACAACACCAATGCTAGAAAAAATTGCAAAAAAATATGGTTCTCAAATTTTTAGAACTTACACAGGATTTAAATGGATAGGAAGCTTAATTAATGAAATGGAAAAAAATGAACCAAATAAAAAATTTGCTTTTGCATGCGAAGAAAGTCATGGATATCTAATAGGAAGAAAGGTTAGAGATAAGGATGCATTTTCAGCCATAAAAGGAATTTGTTCTTTAGCACTTGACTTAAAAGCCAAACAACAAACAATTAAGGATTATCTTGAAAAGATATACAAAGAATTTGGATATTATGAAGAATTTAATATAGAAAAAAACTTTGAGGGGGCCAATGGAGAAATTCAAAGAGAAAAGTTAATGCTAAAACTAAGAAAAGAACAAAAAGTACAATTTGCAGGAATTAAAATAATTGAAAAATTAGACTATAAAACTCTTAAAAAGATTAACTTTAAAAATGAAATTTCAGAAATTAAAGAATATAAATACCCCATAAACGCAATAAAATTTATACTTGAA